The following proteins come from a genomic window of Companilactobacillus pabuli:
- a CDS encoding NmrA family NAD(P)-binding protein, which yields MDKYIFTGVDGNFGGIAAETAIKLLDKSQLIFTAPTEKGIAKYRDQGYETRVTDFNDPDGLAKAFQGAKKVLLISMPFVGEKRRQAHKNVVDACVASGVQQIVYTSLVNSTDPTNPSIEKLDHAWTESYVENAELDYIFLRNSQYAEAMITNYYTMAKTGVLANNQGDGKMAYISRQDCAIAAAYAMASNLEHSILNINGPELMTISDLVNIGNKVSGNDVKYQEITDEQDYEVFDKMGVPRTTDGKFKKDSSAPFSSDGMVTFGKAIREGKMGTFSKDFFKLTGQQPRTVQNMFENSDEYQIGARHSVDA from the coding sequence ATGGACAAATATATTTTTACTGGTGTAGATGGCAATTTCGGTGGTATAGCTGCAGAAACAGCCATTAAATTACTCGACAAGTCTCAACTAATTTTCACCGCTCCTACTGAAAAAGGAATTGCAAAATATCGTGATCAAGGTTATGAAACTCGCGTCACTGACTTCAACGATCCTGACGGTTTAGCCAAAGCCTTCCAAGGGGCCAAAAAAGTATTACTCATTTCCATGCCTTTCGTTGGTGAAAAACGTCGTCAAGCTCACAAAAATGTTGTCGATGCTTGTGTTGCTAGCGGTGTACAACAAATCGTTTATACTTCTTTAGTTAATTCAACCGACCCAACTAATCCAAGTATCGAAAAACTAGATCATGCTTGGACAGAATCTTATGTTGAAAATGCCGAATTGGATTATATTTTTCTACGTAATTCTCAATACGCTGAAGCAATGATTACTAACTACTATACAATGGCAAAAACTGGTGTCCTAGCTAATAATCAAGGCGATGGTAAGATGGCTTACATTTCTCGTCAAGATTGTGCCATTGCGGCTGCCTACGCTATGGCTTCAAACTTGGAACACTCAATTTTAAACATCAACGGACCAGAATTAATGACGATTTCTGACTTAGTAAATATCGGAAACAAAGTTAGTGGCAACGATGTTAAATACCAAGAAATTACTGATGAACAAGATTATGAAGTCTTCGATAAAATGGGTGTTCCCCGTACTACCGACGGTAAATTCAAGAAAGACAGTTCTGCTCCCTTCTCATCAGATGGTATGGTAACTTTTGGTAAAGCTATTCGTGAAGGTAAAATGGGAACTTTCTCTAAAGATTTCTTCAAATTAACTGGTCAACAACCACGTACCGTTCAAAATATGTTTGAAAATTCTGATGAATATCAAATCGGTGCACGTCATTCAGTTGATGCATAA
- a CDS encoding LysR family transcriptional regulator, which yields MNFTRLHYFCDVARLHSFSKAADENFISQTAISQQVAKLEKELNVTLIDRNKLPIELTRIGEVVNRRSLIILEQYSVLKGEIAQLRQTQNTLTVAYPNGAVEPVEQLVLPKIQNVDDLELYLVKSDLNDIQDKLLNQTVDLAITFDSEITDRNQLATINLAKGNYDVVVGTKHPWYQRSTINPEDLLNEKVIYVANRPNTNSYLKMRDHARQDNVPLNIVATVSDIDTAFLLVQLNKGITFMPDYKRISSEFNNLHRIHIKNTKHTYKICLAWRKNNTNPDLQKVIRLFHS from the coding sequence ATGAATTTCACTCGTCTACATTACTTTTGCGACGTCGCCCGTCTACATAGCTTTTCAAAAGCTGCCGATGAAAACTTCATATCTCAAACAGCTATCAGTCAACAAGTCGCAAAATTAGAAAAAGAACTTAACGTCACATTGATTGACCGTAATAAATTACCAATCGAATTAACTAGAATTGGCGAAGTAGTTAATCGTCGATCATTAATAATCCTTGAACAATACAGTGTCTTAAAAGGTGAAATAGCCCAATTGCGTCAAACACAAAATACTCTGACGGTGGCTTATCCTAACGGTGCTGTGGAACCTGTCGAACAACTAGTTTTACCTAAAATTCAAAACGTCGATGATTTAGAATTGTATTTAGTCAAAAGCGATTTAAATGATATTCAAGATAAATTACTAAATCAAACTGTCGACTTAGCAATTACTTTTGATTCAGAAATCACTGATAGAAATCAATTAGCCACCATTAATCTTGCCAAAGGAAATTATGACGTTGTGGTCGGAACTAAACATCCTTGGTATCAGAGATCCACTATCAATCCTGAAGATTTGCTCAATGAAAAAGTCATTTACGTTGCCAATCGTCCAAATACCAATTCATATTTAAAAATGCGTGATCATGCCAGACAAGATAATGTTCCACTTAATATAGTTGCGACCGTTTCCGATATAGATACTGCTTTTTTACTAGTCCAGTTAAACAAGGGAATTACTTTTATGCCTGATTATAAAAGAATCTCAAGTGAATTTAACAACCTTCATCGTATTCACATAAAAAACACGAAACATACGTATAAAATTTGTTTAGCTTGGCGAAAAAATAATACCAATCCTGATTTACAAAAAGTTATTCGTCTATTTCATAGTTAG
- a CDS encoding GPP34 family phosphoprotein produces MDLNIPQKYFILSCNEKGSIRIFKNTRRRAYLAESSFFDLALNDIIDLTDNSVIINKVLPDDKKYLNEFFQIINKNQGKSVTHVLRAMATNEKITRAIYNEIGDSLVDQVDVTKAVTGLVFKTNNYLPNRNVKRDLVSDLRKEILTADKISPEAFALLATLYGNHDLKFYFSQFEQKQLKDKMGLYNEDPTYEKLFELSKRLNRVTLTLLS; encoded by the coding sequence ATGGATTTAAATATTCCTCAAAAATATTTTATTTTATCGTGTAACGAAAAAGGTAGTATTCGTATTTTTAAGAATACCAGACGTCGTGCTTATTTAGCCGAAAGTTCATTCTTTGATTTAGCGCTAAATGACATTATCGATTTGACTGACAACAGTGTCATCATTAATAAGGTTTTGCCGGATGACAAAAAATATTTGAACGAATTTTTCCAAATTATCAACAAAAATCAAGGTAAAAGCGTCACTCACGTTTTGCGAGCCATGGCTACCAACGAAAAAATCACTCGAGCTATTTATAATGAAATCGGTGATTCTTTAGTTGATCAAGTCGATGTGACTAAAGCTGTGACCGGATTAGTCTTCAAAACTAACAATTATTTGCCTAACAGAAACGTCAAACGTGATTTAGTTTCTGACTTGCGTAAAGAAATCCTGACGGCTGATAAAATTTCACCTGAAGCTTTCGCGCTGTTAGCTACACTTTATGGCAACCATGATTTGAAGTTTTACTTCTCACAATTTGAACAAAAACAACTCAAAGATAAGATGGGATTGTACAACGAAGATCCTACTTATGAGAAGTTATTTGAATTATCGAAACGTTTGAACCGCGTTACTTTGACACTTTTGAGTTAA
- a CDS encoding SGNH/GDSL hydrolase family protein, with amino-acid sequence MMGFRDGKASDILAKRIRRDFPGYEVINMSISDYKTNNAMTRVDRVKRLNPAVVILGFGVNDISTDDEIKPGKFAANLTNIIETLGSSKVILLSPPYIDWIKDPTRPWTRQLQFELVTEHLSKQLDVSYIDLLHDMANCDNLNDLLQADGLHFTKQGYSLLEDELIPEIKATLTNQLVSN; translated from the coding sequence ATGATGGGTTTTCGTGATGGCAAAGCTAGTGATATCTTGGCTAAGCGCATCCGAAGGGACTTTCCTGGTTATGAAGTCATTAATATGTCGATTTCCGACTACAAGACCAATAATGCTATGACACGTGTTGATCGAGTTAAACGTCTGAATCCTGCCGTTGTGATTTTGGGATTTGGCGTCAACGATATTTCGACAGACGATGAAATCAAACCTGGTAAATTTGCGGCCAATTTGACCAATATAATAGAAACTTTAGGATCAAGCAAAGTTATTTTATTATCTCCTCCTTATATTGACTGGATCAAAGATCCTACTAGACCTTGGACCCGCCAATTGCAATTCGAGTTGGTAACAGAACATTTGAGCAAGCAACTAGACGTATCGTATATCGACTTGCTACATGACATGGCTAATTGCGATAATCTTAATGACTTGCTACAAGCAGACGGTTTGCACTTTACCAAGCAAGGTTATAGCCTCTTAGAAGACGAGTTAATACCAGAAATAAAAGCCACATTAACTAACCAGTTAGTGTCGAACTAA
- the coaA gene encoding type I pantothenate kinase has protein sequence MQSLANYDEFTRKQWENFHGEYTKQAITDGELRKIKSLDDEISIDDVRSIYAPIRHLLHIYLKNYRKLTKLKTEFLGGDARKVPFIIGVSGSVAVGKSTTARLLKIMLERAYPQYKVSQMTTDGFLYPSKILKERHLMNKKGFPETYDMEKLLKFLGDVKTKGGRIKYPLYSHNIYDIIPGKYEETDNPDILIVEGINVLQLPQNEQIYVSDFFDFSIYIDAEVNDIEEWFLNRFETLLDLARNDPNSYYYQFTQMPEKEAMDMAKNVWDTINYPNLRDYIKPTMNRADLILHKSEDHQINKIYLRKY, from the coding sequence ATGCAAAGTTTAGCTAACTATGATGAATTTACTCGAAAGCAATGGGAAAACTTCCACGGTGAATATACTAAGCAGGCGATTACTGATGGAGAATTGCGTAAGATTAAGTCGTTAGATGATGAGATTTCAATTGACGATGTCCGTTCGATTTATGCGCCAATCCGCCATTTACTTCATATTTATTTGAAAAATTATCGCAAGTTGACCAAGTTAAAAACTGAATTTTTAGGTGGAGATGCTCGTAAAGTTCCGTTTATCATTGGTGTTTCCGGTTCAGTAGCGGTTGGAAAGAGTACCACGGCTCGATTATTAAAAATAATGTTGGAGCGGGCTTATCCGCAATACAAAGTTTCGCAAATGACCACAGATGGATTTTTGTATCCTAGTAAGATTTTGAAGGAACGTCATTTGATGAATAAAAAGGGCTTTCCAGAAACTTATGATATGGAAAAACTTTTGAAGTTTTTAGGTGATGTCAAAACTAAAGGTGGTCGTATCAAGTATCCACTTTATTCACACAACATTTATGATATTATTCCGGGAAAATACGAAGAGACAGACAATCCGGATATTTTAATCGTTGAAGGGATAAATGTATTACAATTACCTCAGAATGAACAGATTTATGTCAGTGACTTCTTTGATTTTTCAATTTATATTGACGCTGAAGTGAATGATATTGAAGAATGGTTCTTAAATCGTTTTGAAACGCTATTAGATTTGGCACGTAATGATCCCAATAGTTACTATTACCAATTTACCCAGATGCCGGAAAAAGAAGCGATGGATATGGCTAAGAACGTTTGGGATACGATTAATTATCCAAATTTACGTGATTATATTAAGCCAACGATGAATCGCGCGGACTTGATTTTACACAAATCTGAGGACCATCAGATCAATAAAATTTACCTAAGAAAATATTAA
- the guaA gene encoding glutamine-hydrolyzing GMP synthase gives MGEIDLSKQWPDADSIIVLDYGSQYNQLITRRIRDIGIYSELLPNTITAAEVKEINPKGIILSGGPMSVYDKDAFSIDQDIYKLGIPILGICYGMQLMSYNLGGKVESADNREYGRADIEVTDKDAVLFKDLPEKQFVWMSHGDLVKEAPTGFKVVATSKNAPISSIADDERKMYGVQFHTEVRNTEFGSEILKHFAFDVCGAEANWSMDDFIDQQIQKIRDTVGDKKVLLGLSGGVDSSVVGVLLHKAIGTQLTSIFVDHGLLRKNEADQVMDSLEGKFGLNIIKVDAQKRFLDKLAGVTDPEKKRKIIGNEFIQVFNDEAQKLDGIDFLAQGTLYTDVIESGTSTAQTIKSHHNVGGLPKDMHFKLIEPLRTLFKDETRELGEKLGMPHELVWRQPFPGPGLGIRVIGEVTEDKLQIVRDSDWILRDEIAKNGLDEKIWQYFTVLPGIRSVGVMGDGRTYDYTIGIRAVTSIDGMTADFAKIPWDVLQKISVRIVNEVDHVNRVVYDITSKPPATIEWE, from the coding sequence ATGGGGGAAATTGATTTGAGCAAGCAATGGCCTGATGCTGATAGCATCATCGTTCTAGACTACGGTAGTCAATATAACCAATTGATTACTCGTCGTATCAGAGATATTGGTATTTACTCTGAATTACTACCAAACACTATTACTGCTGCAGAAGTTAAAGAAATCAATCCTAAAGGTATTATCCTTTCTGGTGGACCAATGAGTGTCTACGACAAGGATGCCTTTTCAATCGACCAAGACATTTACAAGCTAGGTATTCCTATCTTAGGTATTTGTTACGGTATGCAATTGATGTCTTATAACCTTGGCGGAAAAGTTGAATCAGCTGATAACCGTGAATACGGACGTGCTGATATTGAAGTTACTGATAAGGACGCTGTATTATTCAAAGACTTACCAGAAAAGCAATTCGTTTGGATGAGTCATGGTGACCTTGTTAAAGAAGCACCAACTGGTTTCAAGGTAGTAGCTACAAGTAAAAATGCACCTATTTCATCAATCGCTGATGACGAACGTAAAATGTATGGTGTTCAATTCCATACCGAAGTTAGAAATACTGAATTCGGTTCAGAAATTTTGAAACACTTCGCATTTGACGTTTGTGGCGCAGAAGCTAACTGGTCAATGGATGATTTCATTGATCAACAAATTCAAAAGATTCGTGACACTGTTGGTGACAAGAAGGTTCTTCTTGGACTATCAGGTGGTGTTGATTCTTCTGTTGTTGGTGTTTTGCTACACAAAGCTATCGGTACACAATTAACAAGTATCTTCGTTGATCACGGTCTTCTAAGAAAGAACGAAGCCGACCAAGTTATGGACAGTTTGGAAGGTAAGTTTGGTTTGAACATCATTAAAGTTGATGCTCAAAAACGTTTCCTAGATAAACTTGCTGGCGTAACTGATCCAGAAAAGAAACGTAAGATTATCGGTAACGAATTTATCCAAGTCTTCAATGACGAAGCTCAAAAGCTTGATGGAATTGATTTCTTGGCTCAAGGTACACTTTATACTGACGTTATCGAAAGTGGTACAAGTACTGCTCAAACAATCAAATCTCACCACAATGTTGGTGGACTTCCAAAAGACATGCACTTCAAGTTGATCGAGCCTCTTCGTACATTGTTCAAAGATGAAACTCGTGAACTAGGTGAAAAACTAGGCATGCCTCACGAATTAGTATGGCGTCAACCATTCCCAGGACCAGGTCTTGGAATTCGTGTTATCGGTGAAGTTACCGAAGACAAGTTACAAATCGTTCGTGATAGTGACTGGATTCTTCGTGACGAAATCGCTAAAAACGGCCTAGACGAAAAAATCTGGCAATACTTCACAGTCTTACCAGGTATTCGTTCAGTTGGTGTTATGGGTGATGGTAGAACTTACGATTACACAATCGGTATCCGTGCCGTTACATCAATCGACGGTATGACAGCTGACTTCGCTAAGATTCCTTGGGACGTCTTGCAAAAGATCTCCGTAAGAATCGTAAACGAAGTAGATCACGTCAACCGTGTAGTTTATGATATTACTTCTAAGCCGCCCGCAACTATTGAGTGGGAATAA
- a CDS encoding PASTA domain-containing protein, translating to MSAKDGKVDKFIKAVDKLTDSKGISKLGKTLNKTIDIAGNIISSTAEVTNHQIDERNKRHQFDIKLPDISGLSLDQTKDLFDSVGLKYAFVKVDPDIKLATTKIDTVMKTVPKPKTVLPAGGFVKVYYLDAEGLEESKKILEDSINKKQSRKDSAKALVNKVGHGTAMGANKVLKVSKKLVPHSKRYRKIKTSKNSDEIEK from the coding sequence ATGTCAGCGAAAGACGGTAAAGTGGATAAATTCATTAAAGCAGTAGATAAATTAACAGATTCCAAAGGAATTTCAAAACTAGGTAAGACCTTAAATAAAACAATAGACATTGCTGGCAATATAATCAGTTCCACAGCCGAAGTTACTAATCATCAAATAGACGAACGTAATAAACGCCACCAATTTGATATTAAATTACCAGATATCAGTGGCTTAAGTTTGGATCAGACAAAAGATTTATTTGATTCGGTAGGTCTTAAATATGCTTTTGTAAAGGTTGATCCAGATATTAAATTGGCAACTACTAAAATTGATACTGTTATGAAAACTGTCCCCAAACCCAAAACCGTCTTGCCGGCGGGTGGGTTTGTAAAAGTTTATTATCTTGATGCCGAGGGTTTGGAAGAAAGTAAAAAAATCTTGGAGGATTCCATTAATAAGAAACAATCTCGAAAAGATTCAGCCAAAGCTTTAGTTAATAAAGTTGGTCATGGTACGGCAATGGGAGCTAATAAAGTTTTGAAGGTTTCTAAGAAGTTAGTTCCACATTCAAAGCGGTATAGGAAAATTAAAACTTCTAAGAATTCTGATGAAATAGAAAAATAA